The Gemmatimonadota bacterium region CCTCGTCTTCCTGCTGCGCGATGCAGACCCCGACTCCGCTCCGACGGACCGGCTCGCCGGTCTCACCCCGCGTGAACGCGAAGTTGCGCAGCATGCGGCGAGCGGCCTCCGCAGCTGGGAGGTCGCGGAACGACTCGGCTGTCGCGAGCGCACCGTCCGAGCACACCTCCAATCCACCTACCTCAAACTGGGCATCAAGACGCGTGTCGAGCTGGCGAAGCTCATCTCGCGAACGCGCTGACCGGTGCCGCATTGGCGCATCCGCCAATGCTTTCGGTCTAGCATCTGCTTGTGAGACACGAACCCGGGGTCCAATCGGCGACCCCTCACATCCTTTCATGTCGGAGAACCTTCATGCGCAAAGTATTGGTCACGCTCCTGCTCGGCATCGCGGTCCTCGCTCATACTCCTGCGGCTTCCGCGCAGAATCCGCAGACCCGCTCTGGGCTCTGGGGTAACGTGGGCTTCGGGGTTGGCAGTTACGGCTGCGAGGGCTGCGATGGTCGTGAGTCCGGTGGTGCAGGGACGTTCGCCATCGGCGGGACGCTGAGCCGGAAAGTGTTGCTCGGGGCTGGCGTCAACGTGTGGACCAAGGAGATCAACGGTGTAGATGTCACCGCGGGCACGGTGACGGCGATGATCCGATTCTATCCCTCTGCCACCGGCGGCTTCTTCCTCGTTGGGGGGCTCGGGTATGGCACGGAGCAGATCTCCTCGGGCGGAACGTCCCTCTCGGAATCCGGCGGTGGTGCGGTGCTCGGGCTCGGCGTGGATATCCGCGTTGGCAAGAAACTCTCGTTGACCCCGTTCTGGAACGGCAACGCGATCAGCCTCGATAGTGGGAACAGCAACTTCGGTCAGCTCGGCATCAGCCTGACGGTGCACTGATGAGGTCGCCGATGCGCTGGACCTACCTGATGGTTGCGGCGCCCCTCCTCACGGGCGCCTGTGTCAGCACCAACGCGGCACTCATGAATCCGACGGTGAAGCTGGCGCCCGTCTGCCCGAACGGCGTGGCGCTCTTCACCAGCCCGGACAAGGTTGGGAAGGCGTTCACTGAGGTGGCGATCTTGAACGCCAAGGGCGAGTCTGGCTGGACGAGCGAGGAAGGGATGTACAACTCGATGCGGAAAAAGGCCGCCGAACTCGGAGCGAACGGAGTCCTCCTGAACGACATCAAGGAGGCTGGTGCGGGGGCCAAGGTCGCCGCCGCCATCTTCGGCACGGGGACCGAGAGAAAGGGATCGTCGGTCGCGATCTCGATCCCAGGGGACTCCGCGCGGGTTCGCGAGGCGTGTGCAACGGTGGTGAAGGGGTAGGGCTGGGCTCCCTACGGCGTCGCCCCCGCCACCTCGTACAGCACGTCGGGATCGAGGTCGGCGCCGTTGGGCCAGCAGATGGTCCCGGCTTCGCGGTCGACGGCCACCTGGGCGAAGAAGGCGGCGTCCTGGAGCAGGGTAAACACGCCGCCTTTTCCCGCCACCCACGGGGCGAGGTCGACGGTGGCCTGCAGGCCATCGGTGAAGCCGAGACGGACGAGGAACGCGCCGGTCGGAACGACGGTGACCACGCGAGGATGTAGCGGCATGGGTCACTCCAGTGGCGGGATACGACGCGGGAGTTCGTGCGCTTGCAGCAGGCGCCAGTTGTCGTGCAACTCCTGCTGATGGAGAGTAGCCCACTCGACAACGAGCGCCAAGACCCTCGGCGGCAGCGAGCCGGCAAGCACGCCGACAGGTGACAGACGCAGCTGACACTCCGACGCACCGTACGTGGCGTGCAGGTGTGGTGGCTCGTGGTCGGCGAAGTACATCCGAATGACGATCCCGAGGAAGCGCGATATCTCCGGCATGCTGGAGACTCGCTGCGGCGGGCGATAGGCGGGGATCGGAATGCGCTGGGGACGGTACCGATCAACGCGATGGCCTGGGCCGCTGGTACGACAGCCACTGGCTACACCCCGGTTGCTCCCCTACAGCCGTCAGTCGATGGCAGATGCCCCGCCGCACCAATAGGATTCACCCATGCGCTCTCGTCTCGC contains the following coding sequences:
- a CDS encoding DUF2442 domain-containing protein, with translation MPLHPRVVTVVPTGAFLVRLGFTDGLQATVDLAPWVAGKGGVFTLLQDAAFFAQVAVDREAGTICWPNGADLDPDVLYEVAGATP
- a CDS encoding DUF4160 domain-containing protein codes for the protein MPEISRFLGIVIRMYFADHEPPHLHATYGASECQLRLSPVGVLAGSLPPRVLALVVEWATLHQQELHDNWRLLQAHELPRRIPPLE